CTCTATCCCGGCTATCTGGTCGTCCACATGGCGATCAACGACGACACGTGGTACCTCGTTCGCGAGACGACGGGAATCGGCGATTTCACCGGGTCGGTGGGTCGGCCGACTCCGATGCTCGCGCACGACGTCCAAAAAATCCTGTCCAAGACGGAAGAGAAGACCGACGAGGCCCCGAAGCTCAAGATCAGCTTCAAGAAGGGGGACCGCGTCAAGATTAACGAAGGGACCTTCGAGAATTTCGAGGGTGACGTGGACGCGATCGACGAGGCGAACGGCCGCGTCATCGTGATGATCAACATTTTCGGCCGCTCCACCCCGGTCGAGTTGGAATACTGGCAAATCGAAGCGCTTTAGTACAATTCAGAATCGTCATGGCAAAACAACTGGTAGGGCAAGCGAAGTTCCAGGTTCCCGGCGGACAGGCCACTCCGGCGCCTCCGGTGGGCACTTCGCTGGGCAAGTTTGGCATCAACCTCGGACAGTTCGTTCAACAGTTCAACGAACGAACGCGCGAAGCCGGCGGCATGCCGATTCCGGTAGTGGTCAACGTGTATAACGACCGGACATTCGACTTCGTCACCAAGAGTCCGCCGGCGGCGGCGCTATTGAAGCAAGCGGCCGGAATCGCCAAAGGTTCCGGCGTGCCGAACAAGGACAAGGTCGGCAAGGTGACGCAGGCCCAGGTCGCCGACATCGTGAAAATGAAGATGGCCGACCTGAACGCCCGCGATGTGGAGCACGCCAAACGCATGGTCGAAGGTACCGCCCGCAGCATGGGACTGACAGTAGAAGGATAATCCAGGCCCGAACGAATCGCCGCCGCCCGCACTATTCAATTCACTGATTCTTCCGACGTGATCTATGGCTCAGCAAACCAAGCGTTTCAAAGCGATGGCCCAGAAGTGCCCGCCCGAGAAGTCGACCTTGCCCGTCGAACAGGCGGTGGCCGTCCTCAAGCAGTTCAACACGACCAAATTCGACCAATCGGTCGAGATCG
The window above is part of the Pirellulales bacterium genome. Proteins encoded here:
- the rplK gene encoding 50S ribosomal protein L11; translation: MAKQLVGQAKFQVPGGQATPAPPVGTSLGKFGINLGQFVQQFNERTREAGGMPIPVVVNVYNDRTFDFVTKSPPAAALLKQAAGIAKGSGVPNKDKVGKVTQAQVADIVKMKMADLNARDVEHAKRMVEGTARSMGLTVEG